A genomic region of Candidatus Woesearchaeota archaeon contains the following coding sequences:
- a CDS encoding calcium-translocating P-type ATPase, SERCA-type gives MNFYDLSIEDVLKHFNVSKSGLSEQEVVKLRKIHGLNVLADNKGINPFVLFISQFKSFIIYVLLFALIISFLSGEFVDGVVILIILLFNAIFGFIQEYKAEKSLESLRKLTSLKATVIRSGEKSVIDSKFLVPGDIIFLEEGNKVPADARLIEVNGLGVSESILTGESLSVNKFSSILKSGLSLADRKNLVFSGTSINKGNSLAVVVKTGRKTELGKIADMVSSTEKEMTPLQKKLEVLGSKIVWITLALCLVIFLAGEIRDNIFGVLGSGSIIDFLLASKEWLLTAVSLAVAAVPEGLPAVVTIALAIGVKKMLKKNALIRRLPSVESLGEATIICTDKTGTLTKNEMTVRVAFVNNKEFELTGLGYDLHGAVVAHQGSLNENDKLLFRCGVLCNNASVSSSGITGDPTEAALLVSAEKSGMAHDLFFKSYKRVNELPFDSKRKMMSVVVENKSGKFVFSKGAPELLLNKCKKILINGKEKKLTSSLRKKILDKNDEYALKALRVLGFAYKKYSSNVIEDDLVFIGLQGMIDPPHREVKSAVKKCYEAGIRVIMITGDNINTAKGIASEIGIKGDAMLGSDFMALSPEKRKTIIRNVGVFARVEPSHKMAIVDILQGIGEVVAMTGDGVNDAPAIKSADLGISMGITGTDVTKEASDMILQDDNFTSIVNAVEEGRGIYQNIKKFVNYLLSSNVAEVLVIFFAIIFGWPLPMTAIMILWLNLVTDGLPALALSVDPNPSDLMNRPPKKKNDPIMDKSMIYNIVFVAFWITIGVLFLFDWGLGFDFANTGSLPKAQTLVFTSLVVLEIVRLHNIRSEYNLSVFSNKWLIYAVLVSFSLQLLVIYSPLNNYFGTVPLLWIDWLMIFIVALIVGIANHMFKKYFISKYIE, from the coding sequence TTGAATTTTTATGATTTGTCCATTGAAGATGTTTTGAAACATTTTAATGTTTCTAAAAGTGGTCTTTCTGAGCAAGAAGTTGTTAAACTAAGAAAAATTCATGGTTTGAATGTTCTAGCTGATAATAAAGGTATTAATCCATTTGTCTTATTTATTTCTCAATTCAAATCATTCATTATTTATGTTTTGTTGTTTGCATTAATAATTAGTTTTCTCTCAGGAGAATTTGTTGATGGCGTCGTCATCCTTATAATTTTATTGTTTAATGCAATTTTTGGTTTTATTCAAGAATATAAGGCAGAGAAGAGTTTGGAAAGTTTAAGAAAATTAACAAGTTTGAAGGCTACTGTTATTAGATCTGGAGAAAAAAGCGTTATTGATTCTAAGTTTTTAGTTCCTGGAGACATTATTTTTTTAGAGGAAGGTAATAAAGTTCCTGCTGATGCCAGACTTATTGAAGTTAATGGTTTGGGCGTGTCTGAGAGTATTTTGACAGGAGAGAGTTTGTCTGTAAATAAGTTTTCTAGTATTTTAAAAAGCGGTTTATCTTTAGCAGATCGTAAAAATTTGGTTTTTTCAGGCACTTCTATTAATAAAGGAAATTCTTTGGCTGTGGTTGTTAAAACAGGCAGGAAAACAGAATTAGGAAAAATTGCAGATATGGTTTCATCTACTGAAAAAGAAATGACTCCTCTTCAGAAAAAACTTGAGGTTCTTGGTAGCAAGATTGTTTGGATTACTTTGGCTTTGTGTTTAGTTATTTTTTTAGCAGGTGAAATAAGAGATAATATTTTCGGAGTTTTAGGTTCAGGTTCAATCATTGATTTTTTATTGGCTTCTAAAGAGTGGCTTTTAACTGCAGTTAGTTTAGCTGTCGCTGCTGTCCCTGAAGGGCTACCCGCGGTTGTTACTATTGCTTTAGCTATCGGTGTTAAGAAGATGCTAAAGAAAAATGCTCTTATCAGAAGGTTGCCAAGTGTTGAAAGTTTGGGAGAAGCAACAATTATTTGCACTGATAAGACAGGAACTTTAACTAAAAATGAGATGACTGTGCGTGTTGCTTTTGTAAATAATAAAGAATTTGAATTGACGGGTCTGGGGTATGATTTACATGGAGCAGTCGTTGCACACCAAGGTTCTTTAAATGAAAACGATAAGTTACTTTTTAGATGCGGCGTTCTTTGTAATAATGCTAGTGTTTCTAGTTCAGGAATTACAGGAGATCCTACAGAAGCTGCTTTACTTGTTAGCGCAGAAAAAAGTGGTATGGCACATGATTTATTTTTTAAGAGTTATAAACGTGTTAATGAGTTACCTTTTGATTCTAAGAGGAAAATGATGAGTGTTGTTGTTGAGAATAAGTCGGGAAAATTTGTTTTTAGCAAAGGTGCTCCTGAATTATTGCTTAATAAATGTAAAAAAATTTTAATTAACGGAAAAGAAAAAAAATTAACTTCTTCACTAAGAAAGAAAATTTTAGATAAAAATGATGAATATGCCCTTAAAGCTTTGAGAGTTTTAGGTTTTGCGTATAAAAAGTATTCCTCTAATGTTATTGAAGATGACTTGGTGTTTATTGGTTTACAAGGAATGATAGATCCTCCTCATAGAGAAGTAAAAAGTGCTGTTAAAAAATGTTATGAAGCAGGCATTAGAGTCATCATGATTACAGGCGATAATATTAATACTGCTAAAGGCATTGCTTCTGAGATAGGTATTAAAGGAGATGCTATGCTTGGCTCGGATTTTATGGCATTATCTCCTGAAAAAAGAAAAACAATTATTAGAAATGTCGGTGTTTTTGCTCGTGTTGAACCAAGTCATAAAATGGCCATTGTTGATATTCTGCAAGGCATTGGTGAAGTTGTTGCTATGACGGGTGATGGTGTTAATGATGCCCCCGCAATTAAAAGTGCGGATTTAGGAATCAGTATGGGCATTACTGGAACTGATGTTACAAAAGAAGCTAGCGACATGATTTTGCAAGATGATAATTTTACCAGCATAGTTAATGCTGTCGAAGAAGGCAGAGGCATTTACCAAAATATTAAGAAGTTTGTTAATTATTTATTATCTAGCAATGTTGCCGAAGTATTAGTAATATTTTTTGCTATTATTTTTGGTTGGCCATTGCCTATGACTGCAATTATGATACTTTGGCTTAATCTTGTAACTGATGGGTTGCCTGCTTTGGCTTTAAGTGTAGATCCAAATCCTTCTGATTTGATGAATAGACCTCCTAAGAAAAAAAATGATCCTATAATGGACAAATCTATGATTTATAATATTGTTTTTGTTGCTTTTTGGATTACAATAGGGGTTTTGTTTTTATTTGATTGGGGCTTAGGATTTGATTTTGCGAATACTGGTTCTCTGCCTAAAGCTCAAACACTTGTTTTCACAAGTTTGGTTGTTTTAGAAATTGTTAGACTGCATAATATCAGGTCTGAATATAATCTTTCCGTTTTTAGCAATAAGTGGTTAATTTATGCTGTTCTTGTCAGCTTTAGTTTGCAGTTGTTAGTTATTTATAGTCCTTTGAATAATTATTTTGGAACAGTTCCATTACTTTGGATTGATTGGTTGATGATTTTTATCGTTGCTTTAATTGTAGGCATTGCCAATCACATGTTTAAAAAATATTTTATTTCTAAGTATATTGAGTGA
- the gnd gene encoding decarboxylating 6-phosphogluconate dehydrogenase, with protein MKIGFVGLGKMGYNMVEKLLEKGHEVVVYNRSPEKVEKISKEKGAIPSKSYQELVNNLEKPRIIWLMTPHKTVDEIKSKIVPYLEEGDLLIDGGNSKYTETIRRSKELQEKRIRYFDVGVSGGLAAAKTGYCMMCGGAEIDFNKIEPIIKAMCVPKGYGYFGPSGAGHYVKMIHNGIEYGMMQAIGEGFHVISEGPFKELDMEKLSDLWNNGSIIRGALMEWARDAFIHHPGMKDVDGFIPHSGEGLWTVEEAEKNNVEIPIIKKSLEIREKSETKKNFATKIVSVLRDEFGGHGVKKKENR; from the coding sequence ATGAAAATAGGATTCGTGGGTTTGGGGAAAATGGGTTATAATATGGTTGAAAAACTTCTAGAAAAAGGTCATGAAGTCGTTGTATATAATAGAAGTCCTGAAAAAGTAGAAAAAATAAGTAAAGAAAAAGGAGCTATACCTTCAAAGAGTTATCAAGAACTAGTAAATAATTTAGAAAAACCAAGAATTATTTGGTTGATGACACCTCACAAAACAGTAGATGAAATAAAAAGCAAAATAGTGCCTTATTTAGAAGAAGGAGACTTACTAATAGATGGGGGAAATTCTAAGTATACAGAAACAATAAGGCGTTCAAAAGAACTTCAAGAAAAAAGAATACGATATTTTGATGTGGGAGTATCAGGAGGTCTAGCAGCAGCAAAAACAGGGTATTGTATGATGTGCGGAGGTGCTGAAATTGACTTTAATAAAATAGAGCCAATAATAAAAGCTATGTGCGTACCAAAGGGATATGGTTATTTTGGTCCAAGCGGTGCAGGGCATTATGTAAAAATGATTCATAATGGAATAGAATACGGAATGATGCAAGCTATAGGAGAAGGATTTCACGTCATAAGTGAAGGACCATTCAAAGAACTTGACATGGAAAAACTATCTGACTTGTGGAATAACGGAAGCATAATACGAGGGGCTTTAATGGAATGGGCTAGAGATGCATTCATACATCATCCGGGAATGAAAGACGTGGATGGATTTATCCCTCACAGTGGAGAAGGTCTATGGACTGTTGAAGAAGCAGAAAAAAATAATGTGGAAATACCCATAATAAAAAAAAGTTTGGAAATAAGAGAAAAATCAGAAACTAAAAAAAATTTTGCAACAAAAATAGTGTCTGTACTAAGAGATGAATTTGGGGGCCATGGAGTAAAAAAGAAAGAGAACAGATGA